AGTCTGCGCCGGCAGCCCGCAGGCGACGCAGCAGTTCTTCATAAACCGGCAGCAGCCTGGCCAGCAGATCGAGTGGCTTGAACGCTGCCCCACGCGCCTTGGCAAGTTTCAGGAACGTGACCGGGCCGAGAATGACCGGACGGGTGTGGATGCCGAGCGCCTTCGCCTCAAGGAATTGGTCGACCGGCTTTTGTGAGGTGAGCACGAAATGCTGATCCTCTGAAATCTCCGGCACCATATAGTGATAGTTGGTGTCGAACCATTTGGTCATTTCCAGCGCCGGAACACCCTGTGCGTGATGGGAATGTCCTTCATGCGCATGGTCGCAACCTGCATGGCCTTCGCTTTGGCTGCCGCGCGCCATGGCGAAATAGGTCGACAGGGGAACCTCTCCGTCCGTCCATCCGTAGAGGGATGGAATGGCGCCCACCATCACGGCCGTATCGAGGACATGATCATAGAAGGAAAAATCGTTGGAGGGGATGTGGGTGATCCCCTTCTCACGCTGAAGCGCCCAGTTTTCGGCGCGCAGCCGGGTGGCGGTTTCGCGCAGCTCCGTCTCGGAAATCTTGCCGGACCAGAAGCCTTCAAGCGCGAACTTCAGTTCGCGATGGCGTCCGATCCTCGGAAAACCGAGCGATGCGACTGGAATGGTCTTGTTTGGCATTGTCATACCCCATTTGGTTGTGGGGGCATGGGTAAAGCGGACGCGTGCAGGCCCGGCCTTTGCCGGACCATTGCAGCAACCACCGGGACACCCCGCCCGTGGACGTTATTTTGTCCTGGCAGGTCTCCTGGCTTGCGGGTCGTCGCCTTTGCCCGTCTTCCCGGGGCTTTCACCCCAGTGACGTGGATGGACAAAGGCTCGCCGCTTACAGTTGCGGGGGCAGCTCCGGTCTTGCCGATAAAACGGCGCACCGGATTCCCTCTTAGCTCCGGGATTGAAATAATCAGGCCCGGAGAACCATGACACCCGCATTTCTCACCACGGGCGTCACGATGTCAATAGACATAAAGAAATCTTTATATCTTTATTTCACTTGGCTCAGAGCGCGACCGCACCCGGCCCCGGCACCGCACCGGGCGGCACTTTGCCCAGAATGATCATGCCAAGCACCTCGTCCTTGGTGACATCCTCTGTCCGTGCATGGCCCACCACCTTGCCGTTCTTCATTACGAAGACCCTGTCGGCCAGATCGAAGACATCGTGAATATCGTGGCTGATGAGGAAGATGCCGATGCCCTGCCGTTTCAGCTCCTTGACGAGATCGCCCACCTGCGCCGTTTCCTGCGGCCCGAGTGCGGCCGTCGGCTCGTCCATGATGAGGATGCGGGCATCGAAGAGAATGGCGCGGGCAATGGCGACGGACTGTCGCTGGCCGCCGGACAACGCCTTCACCGGCTCCTTGAACCGCCGGAAATTCGGGTTGAGACGCCCCATCACCTCGCGGGCCGAGGCTTCCATGGCGACATCGTCAAGCGTGCCCCATTTCGTCTTCAGCTCACGACCGAGG
This portion of the Agrobacterium tumefaciens genome encodes:
- a CDS encoding sugar ABC transporter ATP-binding protein, translating into MTDQVTPLVEMRNISISFGGIHAVENASVDLFPGEVVALLGHNGAGKSTLIKILSGAYRRDGGDILINGEDADIRNPRDAKKYGIETIYQTLAVADNVDAAANLYLGRELKTKWGTLDDVAMEASAREVMGRLNPNFRRFKEPVKALSGGQRQSVAIARAILFDARILIMDEPTAALGPQETAQVGDLVKELKRQGIGIFLISHDIHDVFDLADRVFVMKNGKVVGHARTEDVTKDEVLGMIILGKVPPGAVPGPGAVAL